The Antedon mediterranea chromosome 11, ecAntMedi1.1, whole genome shotgun sequence genome window below encodes:
- the LOC140062787 gene encoding annexin A13-like isoform X1 — MQTLASMAKQGRSSLDKVGLTKPIDGGIIYSDVQLEGISKTNFAIDLISSSSSRRGGGGMPDIALRITVDFDKRKIERKARILDKWSTAVVSAPGFMFQRSLAFRIDIACGQTKYTITINGRDELYFNHVLQDLSQVDTISVLGEDVSIKSYETKDTSLLLGTVFPDQNFDRVADAKRMKKAIKEKDVDLKAVTDILVNRSNEQRQILKWQFKNDYKKDLDVELGKRLSGDMSDVIVGLLDTPEVYDAKCLYKAMEGLLTDDKALIGILLSRDNQRLNDIKMAYEELYKRKLLDDLNSETRGHFKHLLVSFAKAERDESNKVDFVRARRDAKAIFEAGEGQWGIDKSEINDVLISQSDAQLRATFKAYDEISQLGIEGAIEEQASGDLQEGYLAVIKTACNPAKFFAERIYQSMQGLLQDDDQLMRVVISRSEVDLLRMKTEFYNMYSKKMHDYIKEECKDDYVEVLLGIVKTI; from the exons ATGCAGACCTTAGCTAGTATGGCAAAACAGGGACGGTCGTCGCTTGACAAG GTTGGGCTGACAAAACCTATTGATGGTGGCATCATCTATAGTGATGTTCAGCTTGAAGGAATTTCAAAAACAAA CTTTGCGATTGATTTAATCAGCTCGAGTAGTAGTCGTAGAGGTGGAGGGGGTATGCCAGATATTGCACTCCGTATCACTGTTGATTTTGATAAAAGGAAAATTGAAAGAAAGGCAAGAATATTAGATAAGTGGTCTACCGCAGTTGTTAGCGCTCCTGGCTTTATGTTCCAGAGGAGTTTAGCGTTTAGAATTGACATAGCATGTGGACAGACAAAATATACG ATAACTATCAATGGTCGTGACGAATTATACTTCAACCATGTTCTTCAAGATCTATCTCAAGTTGATACGATTAGTGTACTAGGGGAGGACGTCAGCATAAAAAGTTATGAGACGAAAGATACTAGTCTACTTCTA gGAACAGTGTTTCCCGATCAGAATTTTGATAGAGTGGCCGATGCTAAGCGGATGAAGAAAGCAATAAAAGAAAAAG ATGTGGATTTGAAAGCAGTGACAGACATTTTGGTGAATAGGTCGAATGAACAACGTCAGATTCTTAAATGGCAGTTTAAAAATGACTACAAAAAG GATCTTGATGTGGAACTTGGAAAACGGTTGAGTGGAGACATGTCTGACGTAATCGTTGGTCTCCTCGATACACCGGAAGTGTATGATGCAAAGTGTCTGTACAAAGCGATGGAG GGTCTCTTAACAGACGACAAGGCGCTGATTGGTATTTTGTTGTCACGTGACAACCAG CGATTGaacgacattaaaatggcatatgaGGAAC TTTACAAGCGCAAGTTGTTAGATGACTTAAACTCGGAGACAAGAGGCCATTTTAAGCACCTGCTAGTTTCATTCGCAAAG GCTGAACGAGATGAGAGCAATAAAGTGGATTTTGTGAGGGCTCGACGCGACGCAAAAGCAATATTTGAG GCTGGGGAAGGTCAGTGGGGGATTGACAAATCAGAGATCAATGATGTTCTTATTAGTCAGAGTGACGCACAGTTGAGGGCCACATTTAAAGCATATGACGAG ATTTCGCAACTTGGAATCGAAGGAGCTATTGAAGAACAGGCTAGTGGAGATCTCCAAGAAGGATATCTTGCAGTTA taaAAACAGCATGTAACCCGGCAAAATTCTTTGCTGAGAGAATCTACCAATCAATGCAAGGACTGCTGCAGGATGATGATCAACTAATGCGAGTGGTAATCTCACGATCTGAG GTTGATCTTCTAAGAATGAAGACAGAATTTTACAACATGTATTCTAAGAAGATGCATGACTACATCAAAGAGGAATGCAAAGATGATTATGTTGAAGTGCTTCTTGGGATTGTGAAAACCATATAG
- the LOC140062787 gene encoding annexin A13-like isoform X2, with protein MAGITINGRDELYFNHVLQDLSQVDTISVLGEDVSIKSYETKDTSLLLGTVFPDQNFDRVADAKRMKKAIKEKDVDLKAVTDILVNRSNEQRQILKWQFKNDYKKDLDVELGKRLSGDMSDVIVGLLDTPEVYDAKCLYKAMEGLLTDDKALIGILLSRDNQRLNDIKMAYEELYKRKLLDDLNSETRGHFKHLLVSFAKAERDESNKVDFVRARRDAKAIFEAGEGQWGIDKSEINDVLISQSDAQLRATFKAYDEISQLGIEGAIEEQASGDLQEGYLAVIKTACNPAKFFAERIYQSMQGLLQDDDQLMRVVISRSEVDLLRMKTEFYNMYSKKMHDYIKEECKDDYVEVLLGIVKTI; from the exons ATGGCCGGG ATAACTATCAATGGTCGTGACGAATTATACTTCAACCATGTTCTTCAAGATCTATCTCAAGTTGATACGATTAGTGTACTAGGGGAGGACGTCAGCATAAAAAGTTATGAGACGAAAGATACTAGTCTACTTCTA gGAACAGTGTTTCCCGATCAGAATTTTGATAGAGTGGCCGATGCTAAGCGGATGAAGAAAGCAATAAAAGAAAAAG ATGTGGATTTGAAAGCAGTGACAGACATTTTGGTGAATAGGTCGAATGAACAACGTCAGATTCTTAAATGGCAGTTTAAAAATGACTACAAAAAG GATCTTGATGTGGAACTTGGAAAACGGTTGAGTGGAGACATGTCTGACGTAATCGTTGGTCTCCTCGATACACCGGAAGTGTATGATGCAAAGTGTCTGTACAAAGCGATGGAG GGTCTCTTAACAGACGACAAGGCGCTGATTGGTATTTTGTTGTCACGTGACAACCAG CGATTGaacgacattaaaatggcatatgaGGAAC TTTACAAGCGCAAGTTGTTAGATGACTTAAACTCGGAGACAAGAGGCCATTTTAAGCACCTGCTAGTTTCATTCGCAAAG GCTGAACGAGATGAGAGCAATAAAGTGGATTTTGTGAGGGCTCGACGCGACGCAAAAGCAATATTTGAG GCTGGGGAAGGTCAGTGGGGGATTGACAAATCAGAGATCAATGATGTTCTTATTAGTCAGAGTGACGCACAGTTGAGGGCCACATTTAAAGCATATGACGAG ATTTCGCAACTTGGAATCGAAGGAGCTATTGAAGAACAGGCTAGTGGAGATCTCCAAGAAGGATATCTTGCAGTTA taaAAACAGCATGTAACCCGGCAAAATTCTTTGCTGAGAGAATCTACCAATCAATGCAAGGACTGCTGCAGGATGATGATCAACTAATGCGAGTGGTAATCTCACGATCTGAG GTTGATCTTCTAAGAATGAAGACAGAATTTTACAACATGTATTCTAAGAAGATGCATGACTACATCAAAGAGGAATGCAAAGATGATTATGTTGAAGTGCTTCTTGGGATTGTGAAAACCATATAG
- the LOC140062786 gene encoding annexin A1-like produces the protein MVVKTIYCLLLFIFLIYDLSGVSAQSTCQSDLCEYGDWGSWTSCICHICEHSTTQQEYRRECIRRQAVLTKPDGCNCQSSVEFHCGEVCCNENCPTTAWSEWSTCPEQCDANAYKNRTRTKYPECDECDNLAEGVPCQPEGCCPVNCQLDTWGDWGECSVNCQSESGVKTRYRLYEQATCGGIECTSSDYTETKTCKGSDTCGSGTGGNNNNNGDTDDDKDEDNDDDGGEGVDGGDGGGDDGDDGEGHNDSLSTGCITGTWSNWGFCPSGDSQYRIRPTLSGVCGGECSVNDGIESREYPCEMRIFSKVTASVILSEVLQSNDPDISVILSELGPPTNLERQEIKSYYKVAYGSELVDELIESIPDYIGLDCLLLLLESAEYFSANVLIPAIQNHDERVISQVLIQKTNKEVNKINDAYTQLTGRTMDADLADVFQTNNERLLRSLAEGGRDETGSLDETLLDTDVHTLRDSVRKNAGNARLVQSVLSTRDFEHLQHVLAKFEEIYPRNFKYYLQRNIKGPVMHGFLNIVQVAEDPVLYCVVRIHDALYPSSGSVDENLLVNTVIDCARNDMCFVRDKYLTKYDVKLVDDIIVKYDGRCQDVLLAVVN, from the exons CATGGACATCTTGTATTTGCCATATTTGCGAGCATAGCACAACCCAACAAGAGTATAGACGGGAGTGTATTCGTCGACAAGCTGTTCTAACCAAACCAGACGGTTGCAATTGTCAATCTTCAGTTGAGTTTCATTGTGGCGAAGTATGCTGTAATGAAAACTGCCCTACGACGGCTTGGTCTGAATGGAGCACGTGTCCCGAACAATGCGATGCCAACGCGTACAAAAATCGTACGCGTACAAAGTACCCGGAGTGCGATGAGTGTGACAATTTAGCTGAGGGTGTTCCCTGTCAACCGGAGGGATGTTGTCCTGTAAATTGTCAGCTAGATACTTGGGGTGACTGGGGAGAATGCTCCGTGAATTGCCAGAGCGAAAGCGGAGTTAAAACACGCTACAGGTTGTACGAACAAGCAACGTGTGGTGGAATTGAATGTACAAGTAGTGACTACACGGAGACAAAAACCTGCAAAGGCTCTGATACATGCGGATCAGGTACGGGAggcaataataacaacaatggTGATACAGATGACGACAAAGATGAGGACAACGATGACGACGGCGGTGAAGGAGTTGACGGCGGCGATGGAGGAGGTGACGACGGTGATGACGGTGAAGGACACAATGATAGCCTTAGTACTGGCTGTATTACAGGAACTTGGAGCAACTGGGGGTTTTGCCCATCAGGAGATTCCCAATACAGAATTCGACCAACCTTATCCGGAGTTTGTGGTGGCGAATGTAGTGTGAATGACGGCATTGAGTCCAGAGAATATCCG TGTGAAATGCGAATTTTCAGCAAAGTAACGGCTTCAGTCATTCTAAGCGAAGTATTGCAGTCAAATG ATCCAGATATATCTGTGATTCTATCAGAGCTTGGACCACCGACAAACCTAGAGCGCCAGGAAATTAAGTCATACTACAAAGTAGCATATGGAAGT GAACTTGTCGATGAGCTAATTGAATCAATACCGGATTACATTGGACTAGACTGCCTACTTCTGCTTCTAGAATCGGCAGAATATTTTTCCGCCAACGTGTTAATACCTGCTATCCAG AATCACGATGAACGTGTGATAAGCCAAGTGTTGATCCAGAAAACGAATAAG gAGGTCAATAAAATCAACGACGCTTATACACAAT TGACTGGACGAACAATGGATGCTGATTTAGCTGATGTTTTCCAGACAAATAATGAACGTCTTTTACGGTCACTTGCAGAG GGTGGCCGAGATGAGACTGGTTCTCTTGATGAAACTCTGTTGGATACAGATGTACATACACTTAGAGAC TCTGTTCGTAAGAATGCGGGAAACGCTCGTTTGGTCCAAAGTGTATTGTCAACACGTGATTTCGAACATCTTCAACATGTCCTGGCAAAGTTTGAGGAG ATTTACCCAAGAAACTTCAAATACTATCTTCAACGGAATATAAAAGGCCCTGTGATGCACGGATTTCTTAACATTG TGCAAGTCGCCGAGGACCCGGTCCTTTATTGTGTAGTTCGCATTCATGACGCCCTCTATCCTTCTTCTGGAAGTGTTGACGAGAACCTGTTGGTAAACACTGTCATAGATTGTGCAAGA aaTGATATGTGCTTTGTGCGTGACAAATACTTAACAAAATATGACGTCAAACTTGTTGATGACATCATTGTGAAGTATGATGGTAGATGCCAAGATGTACTTTTGGCAGTTGTAAATTAA